ctttataaattcgtcggctaaacctttgaaattcgtcggctaacctttgacattcgtcggctaaaagtatttttatacatttggcatgttgtgattgtgatgatcaaacttgataaacagaaatccgaccgtcagatctgaccatcatgataaaatacatgtatgggaaaaaattcaacttgatccgaaaagaataagggctcgatccggacggtcaatctcgtaagtcaaacccctaaacgcacggaaaaggtcgttcgaccgtctaaattacgtattttggccggacctccaactgaaaatagttttaaaccgatgacacgcaacaagtcgtataaaaattttacgcaaaataaccaccgaatatagggctactcatagggggaaaaaatgaaaaattgcattgaccgcaactatcggcaccgaatatttaccggaatagtgtgatttttcaaccgtggatgtatttcaacattctcgtcatatcttatttcatgactttttggtgtttgaaggttttacgtatagtttgtttttgaaacggaacatttacataacacttggtaaacaagttatacaacattagtatgcatgttgtgattgtgatgatcaaacttgagaaacagaaatccgaccgtcagatctgaccagaatgataaaatacatgtatgggaaaaaattcaacatgatccgaaaagaataagggctcgatccggacagtcaatctcgtaagtcaaacccctaaacgcacggaaaaggttgttcgaccgtctaaattaagtattttggccggacctccaactgaaaatagttttaaaccaATGACACGCAActagtcgtataaaaattttacgcaaaataaccaccgaatataggactatagtaggtaatagaaaaattttagggtttagctgacgaataccctaacgtattcgtcggctatagtatgtaattaaaaaattaaaaaataactatagccgacgaaatattaggttattcgtcggcaaaatcttagccgacgaaatatatagtatatttcgtcggctaatatgggtttagccgacgaaatatggtgtatttcgtcggctaaaggaaaaaaatacattaaaaaaacagacgatattagtaaaccatactaacttcctgttcatcatgtatcaccaaaattcatataaaataactgaaatatgaattcaacatgtgtaaagtataaaggaaaaggtatttaattagttatacaatgcaaattaatggatttcgtcctctaaattaaaactaaggctcgtaatcggaatcatccgatgagtcttcttcggtgtcagaattaatttctggtaatatatgtctttcctcatcgccagagtcttcgtctgtttcttgatttggatcaacatcaataagccttggctcttcatcacgaattcgcaccgaacgacccgctttaaaattattaaggcgaacggtagaggagttaggaatacctattgcgttgggctcttgatacgcaacatcctcttcggcctctccaagtgtagctgcccggtaaatgtttcgagggtgcacaaggttgactactttccacgcgtcacccttagcaaggtcatcaagataaaacacttgttttaccgatgtggcaaaaacgaacgggtcatcttcgtaagaacttgtagcagtgttcaccgataatattccgtactgatcggtcttcatgctctgcggcctagtatcaaaccatctacacttgaagaggtgcactgtcatgccttgcccataaacgagttccaccactgaatggagaacaccgtaatagtcaactccattccgcccaccatgtgccatgaccccagaattctgtgttctccttctgctgtctctttgttcgtCATATAAATTGNNNNNNNNNNNNNNNNNNNNNNNNNNNNNNNNNNNNNNNNNNNNNNNNNNNNNNNNNNNNNNNNNNNNNNNNNNNNNNNNNNNNNNNNNNNNNNNNNNNNNNNNNNNNNNNNNNNNNNNNNNNNNNNNNNNNNNNNNNNNNNNNNNNNNNNNNNNNNNNNNNNNNNNNNNNNNNNNNNNNNNNNNNNNNNNNNNNNNNNNNNNNNNNNNNNNNNNNNNNNNNNNNNNNNNNNNNNNNNNNNNNNNNNNNNNNNNNNNNNNNNNNNNNNNNNNNNNNNNNNNNNNNNNNNNNNNNNNNNNNNNNNNNNNNNNNNNNNNNNNNNNNNNNNNNNNNNNNNNNNNNNNNNNNNNNNNNNNNNNNNNNNNNNNNNNNNNNNNNNNNNNNNNNNNNNNNNNNNNNNNNNNNNNNNNNNNNNNNNNNNNNNNNNNNNNNNNNNNNNNNNNNNNNNNNNNNNNNNNNNNNNNNNNNNNNNNNNNNNNNNNNNNNNNNNNNNNNNNNNNNNNNNNNNNNNNNNNNNNNNNNNNNNNNNNNNNNNNNNNNNNNNNNNNNNNNNNNNNNNNNNNNNNNNNNNNNNNNNNNNNNNNNNNNNNNNNNNNNNNNNNNNNNNNNNNNNNNNNNNNNNNNNNNNNNNNNNNNNNNNNNNNNNNNNNNNNNNNNNNNNNNNNNNNNNNNNNNNNNNNNNNNNNNNNNNNNNNNNNNNNNNNNNNNNNNNNNNNNNNNNNNNNNNNNNNNNNNNNNNNNNNNNNNNNNNNNNNNNNNNNNNNNNNNNNNNNNNNNNNNNNNNNNNNNNNNNNNNNNNNNNNNNNNNNNNNNNNNNNNNNNNNNNNNNNNNNNNNNNNNNNNNNNNNNNNNNNNNNNNNNNNNNNNNNNNNNNNNNNNNNNNNNNNNNNNNNNNNNNNNNNNNNNNNNNNNNNNNNNNNNNNNNNNNNNNNNNNNNNNNNNNNNNNNNNNNNNNNNNNNNNNNNNNNNNNNNNNNNNNNNNNNNNNNNNNNNNNNNNNNNNNNNNNNNNNNNNNNNNNNNGCTTTTTctgacgaaatcttagccgacgaaaggtcgtcggctaagatcttagccgacgaattaagctgacaggccgacgaaagattttcgtcggctaaagtgcttgtcctggtactgtacccaccagtgggcaatgactagctcatgtggttgcaacttgtaggagtcaggcaaaattccatacacttcaacatcactggagactatggaaagattgaacttcggtacatctaccggcatggtttgcggagtttccttcaacgctcctaaatacaacttcatgtaggtgacgcactcgtgcgcaatatatgcttcagctatacatccttcaggcgcggatttattagccacataatctttgtagtctccaagttgcctgtaaatcaagttgcaaaatgttatgattattgaacatgtatatatattgaggaattcaggtgtaaaaaacgtacctttccatgggatacatccaagtgtagtgtactggaccggtaagcaacaattgctcgggaagatggatcatcaggtgacgcatgatgtcaaaaaaatttggaggaaatatcctcttaaatttacacatgatataaatgatgtcctcttgcatttcccggaggttagattttttcacttcccgtgtgcataacttctggaaaaatcttgccaacgctactaacggctccacctactaacggctccacgtACTAAAATCTtgccattctgaacacatcttatttcacgagatttttgataattttgcttcctatgtagagttggttcacaaaattgtataacctactaaacaagttatataacattagtagacacgttgtgattccaatgattaaaattcacaaaccaaaattcaaccgttagatatgatcattatgacgaaagatgtctatggtaaaaaattcaactggatccgacaacgttaagggctcgattgaaacggtcaaccctaatccatcgtcacttatcacacgaaaactctcatatctccctctatattacatagtttggtcaaaccttccacacaaaaaactctcacgtaggtGAGACGCAAtggcccatataaaaattttgagacatttaccttctgacgatcgggctccccataaggaataataacactaaatagggttgaccgctactatcggcaccgagacgttacccagtttacgtgatttttgaacgatagccgtatttcaccattctgaacacatcttatttcacaagatttttgataattttgcttcttatgtagagtaacctactaaacaagttatacaacattagtagacacgttgtgattccgatgactaaaattcacaaaccaaaattcgaccgtcagatatgatcattatgacgaaagatgtctatggtaaaaaaattcaactggattcgacaacgttaagggctcgatcgaaatggTCAATTctaatcagaaataagaaaactgcattttgaagccctaaacggactcggatggccaaaaaggcccgaATGTCATGGCAAAGCAATGTGtatgactcgtagggccgttacgcttccggaaaggtatcacaatagtcaatcggacaccgaacgccaaatctacAGCATACCGGGTTTCCactgttctacatcagagacgttacccgatttacgtgatttttgaaccatagccgtatttcaccattctgaacacatctatgtagagttgattcacaaagttgtgtatttgtttagaacctactaagcaagttatacaacattttattgtttttcttatagctgacgaaataatAGTCGACGACTTTTTTCGATAAAagccgacgagattttttttcgtctactaaaatactttagccgacgagtaaaaactttggccaacgaaggaaaactttggccgacgagtaaaaatttcatcggctaaagtatagtatagtatagtcgacgaaaaaaatttcatctgctaaagtatagtatagccaacgaaaaatttcatcggctaaagcctttcttctggtagtgtactcttctttcttgtaattggttttgtaagctttatttctttgatttccttttgctttgttaaacaatgattgaattttgatgatttagaaAGATAGTTCATGAGGTATATGAATATAACCACTTAGATTAGTATTTATTGATACATGTTCTAAGTTtaagtataatatatatgcatgtattttaaatATGATTAAAAAATAGAGTGTATTACATATAAGTGATATAATCCttgagaaaattttgagaaaaaataaaaaattaaaactagcCCATTTCGGCCTTATTTAGCCCTATTTAAAAGGCAGTCATTTTAGCCCTAACAAAATGGGCCTTTAGGGCGGGTAAGGGTTTACATTTTTCAAGCCTCGGCCCTACCCTACCCGGccctaaattttgttgacTAAGTCAAAGCCCTACTCGGCcctaccctaagccctaaaattTAGGGTAGGGCCGGCCCTAGCCCGGCCCGTGATGAGGCCTTTACACACGTCATAATGTTTCCTAATTAAGCAAGGATTCAGAATGTATCCTTATTACACAAGGGTTTttggatgtatatattctTATTAAACAAGGATTTCtatattctcaaaaaaaataaaataaataaacactCGATTACTTTACAAGTGTTACTATATGTCTAGAACGTCTAGGATCAGGAAAACAACTATATCGTAACCCTCCTAGTGAATGCATACACTACATAAATAACACCCGAACCAAATTCGGCGACAACATGCATATTTCGCTCGACGACATTACATCTGAAAAGTGTACGTGGAGAAAAAATTTGTGATGGTTAGCAATAATTTAACCACGTACTAATTTATCTGCATGAGTTATTTtaagggatgtgaaatccacactttCCAAATTATAATTTACACTCTCGATCactttatatttttcgtcatcattttcatagaaacacaaaagttaagtcactaaagacaaaatttaagttaccaaaaatagaaagtgcATAATACTAATTCAAAGCTAGAAACTACATAAACAACCGCCACCGCCACCCATTATCACTGTTGCAACAACCCTACACAGTAACATCAAAActcccaaaaaccaaaacctttgTTTCTCAATCAAAACTGAATATCAAATACACAGGACACACACATCAATTCAATTGCAGCATGAAATCCGAAACcagaaaacaaattgaacacCTTCCTCCCTTTGAATCTCTTTTCTCAGAGCTTGTCTTCGAAAACGAAGACCATAGAGATGTTCAGAAAGTTGAGGCAAAGCTACCAGTACCACTCTTGCGGCCTGAATCAGATACTTGATCGGAATCTCTAAAAGCTTCtcctcttcgattctcctttACCTGAGCTCTTCTTCGAAAAATACACCCACAAAGATGACGACAATGTTGAGAGGAATCCATGGCCACCGATGAGGCGTCGAGAGGCGGTCGGAGGATGGAGAACGATCGATGCTCCGTCATTGCAGAGAGGCTGAAGACGGAGTCAGTATGGGCTCAATCAAATGAAGTCCAAGCTGATCCACATTAATATATAGTCCAAATTAGACGGCCCAGATTTGGCGGTCTATTAAATTGGACGCTCCAGACTAAaccttttcaatttctatttttaataaaattcttGGATAATATTGACTtccaaaaattattaaaaataactatgaTTTCTAAACAAGCTTCCATAAAATCCTACGAGCTCGTAACAACGTCTTTGTTAATTATATGGgctcaaaagacaaaatttgataagctaaaaaatttcaatatttcgAAATCCACAAAGAGTataaagaacaagagaaattcaaatttaaatagctcgaaactatttttcttttttaaaatagaaaaccgaaTTTCGAGATACACCACTCATATATTTTCGACGCTGCGGAGGGTCTAGTGGTAGAGGGTGGAGGTGAGGGAGAGCATGAGAGTGAGGGTGGCGGTAAGAGAAGATGAGTTAGTTCTTGTTCGATCCAAGAGGAGGTAGTTTTTTATACATAAAGGGAATAAGAGTTTTGGGATAGTACTGGTCGTTAGATTTGGCTTCTACGTGTTCATCGACAAATTAAAACTTGATCCACGCCAATGAATTCTATTGGAGGTtaacttagacgacgaaacTAGCTTACTAtgttcgtcgcctaagttcttGTTAACTTTTTTCAAATTTCCTTTTATGTTCTACcattaatacaccacctagaTATAAAGTTACTACAATTAATTAATACGATTTTCAAGAATTTTTTCCCTTATTGATCCATATATTTAATACATTACTTATATATGCAGTTAATACGAATATTTCCAAAGGTTtcattactatatatatatatatatatatatatatatagNNNNNNNNNNNNNNNNNNNNtctttatgtgatacgtaattgcatgattagtttacgtgtgtgacctataagtagagcacgtagccgagcttgtttgtgtcacgatgttgaatgaaacccgtagtctaattctaagtaggtctatgtcataggaaccacgtaggaacttatgtgcatatcaaatttaggttgtataattgctcacggtgtagacttaaatgagattagagatcgtcttctttgttcttacatggttgtttggttaagtttgcatggttgttggttgatcacatgtaaatatgtatagaagtaatttaggatttattttcaatgtttattccaaaatcatcaaaacctttaaaccctatatgcttatttcgacatttttattagattagatggatctaccctgtagttggatccccaGTTTAGAACGATCcatgcttgctttatactatgattgatttgttgacagggttaattgatgcgtgtgcaaatacgtcttatcacCCTACCCTACGGCCCTACCCTATTGAGCCATTTAGGGCTAAGCCCGGCCCGTCCCGGCCTGGCCCTAAAAACCAGCCCTTTAGGCCCTAataattctatattttttctattgtttttaatgTCTCTTAATTTTTAGGTCAATAGAACtaccactaccaggacaagcactttagccgacgaaaaagtttcatcggcctgttagcttaattcgtcggctaagatcttagccgaagagccttcgtcggctatggtttcgTCTGGAAAGGgccgtcggcgatgactttagccgacgaaactagaagacctcgtcggctattgtccaagactttaagccgacgaaacatttattcgtcggctaaagtatgtaataaaaaattttaaaaaataactatagccgtcgtcgactaaagtatgtaataaaaaatttaaaaaataactatagccgacgaaacatttattcgtcggctaaagtatgtaataaaaaattttaaaaaataactatagccgacgaaattatagtctgtttcgtcggctttagaagtatttagccaacgaaacatgtcataattcgtcggctaaaccttataaaaaataaaaaaatactatagccaacgaatatcttcggctaaagtatttaaatatcgtcggctaaagtatttaaatatcgtcggctaaagttgctggtttttgaaaaaaaaaactgcagaaactttaggccacctccaatcaccaccaaaatttgacagaatcttcctcttaacatttcgaacaactttctagaagaagtccaagctcaattctaagcctaaacaggtcaattgaatcaaaatataaaaatcctcaattttaaaccctaaaaacttcaaatcttcgattctcctcacacacaccgaatcgagctaccaaattttaggggaatgtagtactaatcaaactcaacttatccatatatagaactcaccaaatggtgacctaaggaaggagaaattcgatcgacaccgaatccgaaccggcggagttttggagctcgatttatccctcatggcggcgccactcgatacaccacctgtccagcaatgaagtagagacgacggcgaatgtcacgccccaattttcgaaggataaaatttcaaaaatttgggcatgatataacttaaaatcttaatatcccaaaacctgctcagCAACTAACAAACTAAAAGtaaatactggaaatgtaaatgtcagcaacttcaaaagtctagaaATAAAGACGTTGCTCACAAGAGcttaaagacaaaataacaaagtatacaaataattgtacattgtctaaaacccagctcctaagccaccgtttcaaccctgctgattaacacctgcaggtctaacccctacaccataaATTGGTGCActgggttgtaaacaacaaactcggtaagctaaaaagcccgtatgagtaactcttaAAATATAGCTCTacccaacatcacacaaaataaaaccgaaAATTCCTgcttagaacttagttcaggaattgcctcaacaataaaaattcaaagagagaaattaagaaaacataacaattcacaaaacaatcaatcataagaaAATCCTGCAAATAaagatagttcaggaaattccactcaaaattcacacaataagaattgaagaatctcctgcattaagcatagttcaggagatactcaaaacaagttaaatgacaacaattaataacaaagttaaaaccccattttcaacactttcacaaataacatgtacccatgagtcctagATATTAAGAAATACCTCTCAtaacctacaacaacaatttgtgcacccatgggtcccagataccataaggtatctcccatgacctacaccgacagacggactagagctctattcctaaccgtaaccaatcacccggccaaaggcttggaacccagtttgactgttcaatatcacatcacaaaataataagagTAAAATACAGCGCCGGTACCCCAACTTTTGTGGCACGGTCAATGTGGTACccaaactttaaaaactatcaatgtggTACCCAAACTTTAATTTCGCTACCAAGGAaaggccggaggccaatttcCGTAACTGTGCCGTCTGTTTGCTGACGTGGCCAGCATGAGGCCCATCAAAAAAATGtgtaatgacaaaaataaccttTTAATCTCAGACCACTACCACCCAATCTTCTCAGTCCTATCCAAACCCATTcgctctctcctctcctcacATTTTTTCTTCACCACCCGCTCCCTCCTCAACTCTGCCCAACACCTCCTCTACCTCTCCCTCCGCTCCTCGGACCACCACTCCACTTGGTTCGCCCTCTACCAAAACCCCAACCCCCTCAACGCTGCCGCTCGCCTCCTCGTCCCGATCCCTCCCATCTCTATCCCCTCCGTCAGGGCCGCCTACGCCTTCGTCGGTTCTTCAATCTATGTCCTCGATGAGTCCGTCAACGACACACTGTCCAATAATGTATGGATCCTCGACTACCGCTTCCACACGTGGCGCTCCGGGTCGTCGATGCTGGTGGCGTGTGAGTTTTCCGCGGCAGGGGTTGTGGACGGGAGAGTGTACGTACGTGATCGGCGATTGCGTGACAGACTCGTGGACAGGTCGGAGTGTTGGGCCGAGGCTTTGGATCGGAGTACGGGTTGCTAGGAGGCGATGGCGAGTCCGGTGGAGGTTCGGGGGAAGTGGATGAACGCGAGTGCGATGATCGGCGGGAGGGTTTATGCGCTGGCGGATCAAGATGGGGTGGTTTACGACCCAAAAACCCGAGTTTGGGAGGGAGTGGAGAAGAGGATGAATATGGGGTGGAGAGGGAGGGCCTGTGTGGTGCATGGGATGTTGTATTGTTATGATTATTTGGGGAAGATCAGAGGTTTGGATGCAAAAAATCGAGTGTGGAAGGAGTTTAAAGAAGTGGAGAAGAAGCTGCCGAAGTTCTTGTGCGGCGCAACTATGGCGAATGTGGGGGAAACTGGCCTCAGTGTTTAGATATTAGGTTTCAGAGAAAAGGGAATTTTggaggggggggggtgggCGGGCGGGCGAGAAAGTTCATTTTTGACTCAATTTGGGTGCAATATgtgtaaaatgtcatttttgcCCTTTCTTTGGTGGACCCGATGCTGGCCACGTCAGCAAACAAACGGCGCCGTGACGGAAATTGGCCTCAGACCTTTCCTTGgtagcaaaaacaaagtttgggtaccacattgatagtttttaaagtcTGGGTACCACTTTGACCGTACCATAAAAGTTGGGGTACCGGTGCtgtcaaaacttcaaataataatagcgtcataatcgtaaccaatcacccgactaagagcttggaacccagtttgactatctacacaacaattctcaaaaagagtagaatcatcataaccgcaaccaatcacccgattaagggcttggaacccaatttgactatctacttgttttatctcacctatgagccgttggcgatcaagctcatttatttttaaaaaacaaacaatagcatactctttaattcaacatcatcaacaacacaaaaagcacatcataacaattatatccttccacatagatatatttatatgcacaagacatggttattcccacaagaataacttatcaacaaccaaaagtACTAAATtttatgaaccttaaaaataatcatatacttggaaaacttgttttatcttacctatgagccgttggcgatcaagctcatttattttaaaacaaccaaaagaaataaatattttaaaataaaatcagcaacaataatcatcatcattttatcaacaaaaaccttatcatcatcactatcaacatcataataatcattatcgacaacacaataattatcaccatcatcatcctcatcattcaaaatcaccatcataattaatatcaaaaccaacatccaaaataaaaaggtcacaagtggaccttggtgagattttactcacctaataATCCCGCTGCAAtttccacaacaacaagagcaagccaaAAACACCACTTCGCAAATCAactaaaaacacacaattaaaaaccttagtaactaaaacaCCAAAGGTTTTCACAATACCCTCaactaacccttagttcaagggaggacaactttccaaagtcgtcgaacttagagacccaaaatggttgcctctaatcctcaaatcctaaCTCAAACCTGCACCAAGCCTACTAACAAACTTAAAGTCCTAACATACAAACAGTTCTCACAACCTAGAAATTCTACATCTccacaacaagagctagctaaaacaCAACAGCTTAAGCCAAAACTCCTGCCGGACGGGCTGCCACGCGCCTCTACAAAGttccgaatttgagaaaactctcaatagcaaagttgaagcttgaagcaaggggaacaactttcatacccgagacttcgaccaattttggccggaaccaGCCGAAAACTACCCCGAACCGTGACCAGAAATTTCAactacaaaacctgcaaaaccaGCCtccaaacctcaaaaacttgcttcaatctatgcttagacactactaggaggaggagaggatcaagactcacctaaggatgcccctcgtcgccgccgtacaCGGCGGTTCCGACCGATTGCACAGCAGCCCCCTTTTCCGGCTGAAAGAGTTGTTTCCGGCGTCCCACACCAagcagcagctgcccagccttgaagagTGCACCTGTGGGAGTTGAACGGGACCGACGGCGGTCCGATTGGTGGTCAGACGGCGGACCTAGCTCCGACGGAAGTTAAGCTCTCGGGAGGGCTCGGGAGGGGAAaggggagaagagagagaagagagaaaagagagggaagagagaaaaaagagaggctGACTTATTTTTCGGGTTCCCAAAAAcatcccacacacatttttctacttatactcttttcaaacccgaaAACAAATTTCCTCTGAAcgtaacttcttcatacgagaTCCGTTTTaggcgtgccgcatgtctacgaactcgtatcgataaactctacaactttcatgaaggaagttttcaaagataacttacggaaaataaagtcaacttttggcctcttaaaagtcagcCAAAAAGTCAACCgaataaaaataatagaaactaGCATCTAAAAATCCGGGGTATTACAGCGAAGCTTTTGAGACAAGTGTGgtggtctccggtggcttgacggcggagttaggccgagaagaaaatctggtagcactaccaggacaagcactttagccgacgaaaattcctgtcagcttaattcgtcggctaagatcttaggtcgtcggctaagatttcgtcgggaaaagctcgtctatggtgactttaaccgacgacacacgtagaagtcgtcggctatagtccagagtttagccgacgaaataatgtcgtcggctatagtccatactttagccgacgacaatatttcgtcggctatagtccatactttagccgacgacattatttcgtcggctatagtccatactttagccgacgacattttttgtcgtcggttatctgcaaaactttagccgacgaataatttaaatattcgtcggctaaagtttgtaataaaaacatttacggccgacgaaatatagtatatttcgtcggctttatagggatttagccgacgaattaaagaatatttcgtcggctaaaacttatttaaaaaaaaaataaaaaacctcgaaatttctgaattaccattccaagcaagctgcaaaatacaccaaaacaattccatataaccaacaacaagcacataaaaatatataattcatcaactacagaaaatctaaatcgtctaaattaatatccgcttctgggggctgctgcggaggttgcggcggaggttgcggcggc
The window above is part of the Fragaria vesca subsp. vesca unplaced genomic scaffold, FraVesHawaii_1.0 scf0513038, whole genome shotgun sequence genome. Proteins encoded here:
- the LOC101307455 gene encoding F-box/kelch-repeat protein SKIP6-like, which gives rise to MCNDKNNLLISDHYHPIFSVLSKPIRSLLSSHFFFTTRSLLNSAQHLLYLSLRSSDHHSTWFALYQNPNPLNAAARLLVPIPPISIPSVRAAYAFVGSSIYVLDESVNDTLSNNVWILDYRFHTWRSGSSMLVACEFSAAGVVDGRVYVRDRRLRDRLVDRSECWAEALDRSTGC